In a genomic window of Nitrosarchaeum sp.:
- the rpsB gene encoding 30S ribosomal protein S2 produces the protein MSEQAESTDIKKKILSTGIRVGTPVKTKFMTPFITKASPEGLYMLDIDITLEKIKIAAKFINRLGTDKLIVCSARQYANTPIEKFCEMLGSKKLLGRFMPGTLTNPSLPYYIEPKLVLISDPQVDVQAITEATNAGIPVIGISNTDNITSKLDVIIPANNRGRKALATVYWLLVRQILIERGELKEDEPMKYEIDDFETKITEEEIE, from the coding sequence ATGAGTGAACAAGCAGAATCCACAGATATCAAAAAGAAGATCCTATCTACTGGAATCAGAGTAGGAACTCCAGTAAAGACGAAATTCATGACTCCGTTTATCACAAAAGCCAGTCCTGAAGGACTTTACATGTTAGATATTGATATAACATTAGAAAAAATCAAAATAGCAGCTAAATTTATCAATCGTTTAGGAACAGATAAGCTAATTGTATGCTCAGCTAGACAGTATGCCAATACTCCAATTGAGAAATTTTGCGAAATGCTAGGTTCTAAAAAATTACTTGGTAGATTTATGCCTGGAACTCTTACAAATCCATCTTTACCATATTATATTGAACCAAAATTAGTTTTAATTTCCGATCCTCAAGTGGATGTACAAGCAATTACAGAAGCTACAAATGCAGGCATCCCAGTAATCGGAATTTCAAATACAGATAACATTACATCAAAACTTGATGTAATTATTCCTGCAAACAACAGAGGAAGAAAAGCTCTTGCCACGGTATATTGGTTATTGGTTCGTCAAATTCTAATCGAAAGAGGAGAATTAAAAGAAGATGAACCAATGAAATACGAAATCGATGATTTTGAGACAAAGATAACGGAAGAGGAAATAGAGTAA